In Drosophila nasuta strain 15112-1781.00 chromosome 2R, ASM2355853v1, whole genome shotgun sequence, a single genomic region encodes these proteins:
- the LOC132785678 gene encoding ribosome-releasing factor 2, mitochondrial — MKMLQYTLLNVLLRRNKLLFRYSAQLFKRCYSADIRNIGILAHIDAGKTTTTERMLFYAGKTRSLGEVHRGNTVTDYLTQERERGITICSSAVTFPWNGKRINLLDTPGHIDFTMEVEQSLYAVDGVVIVLDGTAGVEAQTVTVWTQADKHNLPRLVFVNKMDRPDANFDKCVDDLKSKLDAKPIFTQYPVKNNEGHLGIYDVITLEQLSWQQKDYGRVYHKTKLESSDTLRDLQEKRNELIDQLSGLDDELADVVISTEGFDQVSNKLIGQAIRRATNQNKVVPVLLGSAYKNIGIQRLMDAVNDYLPTPEERNQIYECFGNDLAGKVFKIVHDKQRGALTLVRLIRGELKRGMRLTCSSGQAEVVSKIYEPLADEYREVSSVQAGDVAICAGLKSTVTGDLLTSSHSSLKNAQKRLMKSRGLETQHQEDEENFVGNKEMFAIETQIPDAVYFCSIEPPSISSQTAMEQALKQLQREDPSLRVSYDAVTGQTVLGGMGELHMDIIKSRMLSEYKIDVDLGPLQIAYKETIESSAINTFSLEKEIAGSKQNVSITLELVNDQVEVFSLDKSPENVQNLNALRPRILQVVRKGAISALERGPRVGGQVVDTQIRLHNVVIGRGTADSFIMAAAAQCVQKLLTTNGTRLLEPIMALQIVAPNDRVSGIMADLSRRRSLIKDVTTKGDKNKLILVNAPLAELSGYSSALRTISSGTASMTMQPCGFSEMNSADESLAVRRAQGLE, encoded by the exons ATGAAAATGCTGCAATACACATTATTAAATGTGCTCCTCAGACGgaacaaattgttgtttagATATTCCGCACAACTATTCAAACGATGCTACAGCGCAGACATCAGAAACATTGGAATTTTGGCGCATATCGATGCAG gcaaaaccacaacaacggAACGCATGCTTTTCTATGCGGGAAAGACACGTTCTTTAGGTGAAGTGCATCGTGGCAACACAGTAACAGATTACCTCACACAGGAGCGTGAACGCGGTATCACTATTTGTAGTTCAGCTGTCACGTTTCCCTGGAATGGAAAACG TATTAATCTTTTGGATACGCCCGGACACATTGATTTTACTATGGAGGTGGAACAATCTTTGTATGCTGTCGACGGAGTTGTTATCGTTTTGGATGGCACGGCTGGAGTTGAAGCCCAAACAGTTACTGTGTGGACACAGGCGGACAAGCATAATTTGCCTCGTTTGGTGTTCGTCAATAAAATGGATCGTCCAGATGCCAACTTCGATAAATGCGTTGATGATTTGAAGTCGAAACTTGACGCCAAGCCCATTTTTACGCAATATCCGGTGAAAAACAATGAAGGACATTTAG GCATATACGATGTTATTACATTAGAgcaattaagttggcaacaaaAGGACTATGGTCGCGTCTATCATAAAACTAAATTGGAATCTTCTGATACGCTGCGTGATCTACAAGAGAAACGTAATGAGCTCATTGATCAGTTGTCGGGGCTGGACGATGAGCTAGCGGATGTTGTTATAAGCACAGAAGGTTTTGACCAAGTCAGCAATAAGTTAATTGGGCAAGCTATACGACGTGCCACCAACCAAAACAAGGTTGTGCCTGTGCTGTTGGGCTCTGCCTATAAGAATATTGGAATACAACGTTTAATGGATGCTGTCAATGATTATTTACCCACGCCAGAGGAACGCAATCAGATATACGAATGCTTTGG CAATGACCTGGCGGGTAAAGTCTTTAAAATTGTCCACGATAAGCAGCGGGGAGCACTGACGTTGGTTCGTCTAATACGGGGTGAACTAAAGCGTGGCATGCGGCTTACATGCTCCAGCGGACAAGCAGAGGTTGTGTCGAAAATTTACGAACCTCTTGCAGATGAATATCGCGAAGTAAGCTCTGTGCAAGCCGGAGATGTGGCTATATGTGCGGGTCTAAAA TCGACAGTAACTGGTGATTTACTAACGAGCAGTCATTCTTCTCTCAAGAATGCCCAAAAACGTTTAATGAAAAGCCGTGGACTTGAAACTCAGCATCAAGAAGACGAAGAGAATTTTGTTGGAAACAAAGAAATGTTTGCAATCGAGACACAAATACCAGACGCGGTCTACTTTTGCTCGATAGAGCCACCAAGCATATCTTCGCAAACAGCCATGGAACAAGCTCTCAAACAGCTGCAGCGCGAAGATCCCAGTCTGCGAGTCAGCTATGATGCGGTGACTGGCCAAACTGTGCTTGGCGGGATGGGTGAGCTACACATGGATATTATAAAATCGAGAATGCTCAGCgaatataaaattgatgtCGATCTCGGGCCACTACAAATTGCTTATAAGGAAACTATAGAATCGTCAGCAATAAATACCTTTAGTTTGGAAAAAGAAATTGCAGGTAGCAAGCAAAATGTGAGCATAACCCTGGAGCTCGTTAACGATCAAGTGGAAGTGTTTAg CTTGGATAAATCACCGGAGAATGTGCAAAATCTCAATGCATTGCGTCCCCGAATTCTTCAAGTAGTGCGTAAAGGTGCAATTAGCGCATTAGAACGTGGACCACGCGTTGGTGGCCAGGTGGTGGATACGCAGATACGGCTACATAATGTCGTTATAGGTCGTGGCACTGCCGACTCCTTTATCatggcagctgcagctcagTGTGTGCAAAAG cTGCTAACCACAAATGGCACACGATTACTGGAACCCATTATGGCATTGCAAATTGTGGCTCCCAACGATCGTGTTTCTGGCATTATGGCTGATTTATCAAGGCGACGGTCGCTTATTAAAGATGTGACGACAAAAGGGGATAAAAATAAG ttaattttggTAAACGCACCATTGGCAGAACTCAGTGGTTATTCAAGCGCGCTGCGCACTATAAGCTCGGGCACAGCCAGTATGACGATGCAACCATGCGGATTCTCGGAAATGAACTCGGCAGACGAGTCGCTGGCTGTTCGACGAGCTCAGGGATTAGAATAA
- the LOC132785679 gene encoding uncharacterized protein LOC132785679 gives MAPKKKLKELQKLYAERWNYPPAQKPTKIKYIACGENPIYDKKSVYTACWKSPGMTANVQFGPCWDYPPERYKRYPLPPPCRGATLPKNSLLPKFEQCETLYTRYDYRLEECVHQQILLIEGKLRSLETQLTQCKEQQIKLAKQMRYQAIRRRLLFGSACGYKIYPEYLSQLAEERALCEFQKAYNEINASNSQLADEVLGIREDMAELRVRLDKLDRTLESPFLMGLETVLQTIQDLYDYFLEVVRKFKTWAQLIDAGQEHSIDDYLALLRNNLDFESFKSAGVEHCSCKRCRNKNPLDPYLPCWCQGCDRRDKNIQLVWDNQVEPNRTTIPQRTSDSDYVPKPSDTSPPQASVDKSSDDAKFK, from the exons GGCACCAAAAAAGAAGCTAAAAGAATTGCAGAAACTCTACGCTGAGCGTTGGAATTATCCGCCTGCCCAAAAGCCAACTAAGATTAAGTATATAGCTTGTGGTGAGAATCCAATTTATGATAAGAAGAGCGTCTATACTGCCTGCTGGAAGTCACCGGGCATGACAGCTAATGTGCAGTTTGGTCCCTGTTGGGATTATCCGCCTGAGCGCTACAAACGCTACCCACTTCCGCCACCTTGTCGTGGCGCCACGCTGCCAAAGAACAGTCTCTTGCCCAAATTTGAACAATGTGAAACGCTTTACACACGCTACGATTATCGTCTGGAAGAATGTGTGCATCAGCAGATACTTTTGATAGAGGGTAAGCTTAGGAGTTTGGAGACTCAGTTGACCCAGTGCAAAGAGCAACAAATAAAGCTGGCAAAGCAGATGCGTTACCAGGCCATAAGACGACGTCTGCTCTTTGGCTCCGCCTGTGGCTATAAGATCTATCCGGAGTACTTAAGTCAGCTGGCTGAAGAGCGTGCGCTTTGCGAGTTCCAAAAGGCATACAACGAGATCAATGCCAGCAA CTCTCAGTTGGCGGATGAAGTACTCGGCATACGTGAGGACATGGCAGAGCTGCGTGTGCGCTTGGATAAGTTGGATAGGACGCTAGAGAGTCCGTTTCTTATGGGCTTGGAGACGGTGCTGCAAACCATACAGGATCTTTACGATTATTTCTTGGAAGTGGTGCGTAAGTTCAAGACCTGGGCGCAGTTAATCGATGCTGGCCAGGAGCATTCCATAGACGATTACTTGGCCTTGCTGCGCAACAATCTGGACTTTGAGAGCTTCAAGAGTGCCGGCGTTGAGCATTGTAGCTGCAAACGTTGTCGCAATAAGAATCCACTGGATCCATATTTGCCCTGTTGGTGCCAGGGATGCGATCGACGGGATAAAAACATTCAGCTGGTGTGGGACAACCAAGTTGAACCCAATCGGACCACAATACCTCAAAGGACGAGCGACAGTGACTATGTGCCAAAGCCAAGTGACACCTCTCCGCCACAAGCCAGCGTGGATAAGTCAAGTGATGATGCAAAGTTCAAATGA